One window of the Psilocybe cubensis strain MGC-MH-2018 chromosome 12, whole genome shotgun sequence genome contains the following:
- a CDS encoding NCT transcriptional regulatory complex subunit A, protein MKNKNKQTKFPVARIKKIMQKDEEVGKVAQATPIVISKALELFLGLIIEQSSKVTSERGSKKLEAYHLKHAVETTETLDFLKELVQDIPDPSAGGTIDFEAGNAEGKKKRGKGKRTAAAAAPGDGSVPAPPKRRRKKRADTDNDDDAMGDAGAGGRGRGGRAGTKTPPEEEEGDTEMRDEEDDYDEEESMPPPRVPASSSFGGSSSGLRRPQSPSDDEEDKPYMPPRK, encoded by the exons atgaagaacaagaacaagcaAACCAAATTCCCCGTG GCCCGGATAAAAAAGATTATGCAAAAAGATGAGGAAGTCGGAAAAGTAGCACAGGCGACACCCATTGTGATAT CAAAAGCCCTGGAATTGTTCCTTGGCCTGATCATCGAACAGTCCAGCAAAGTCACCTCGGAACGAGGTTCCAAGAAGCTTGAAGCGTACCATCT AAAACATGCAGTAGAAACAACGGAAACGCTTGATTTCCTGAAGGAACTCGTGCAGGATATACCCGATCCCTCTGCAGGTGGGACGATTGACTTTGAAGCCGGAAACGCAGAGGGCAAGAAGAAGCGCGGAAAGGGCAAGCGcaccgctgctgctgctgcacctgGCGACGGTTCGGTACCTGCTCCTCCAAAACGACGCAGAAAGAAGAGAGCGGATACCGATAACGATGACGATGCTATGGGTGATGCAGGAGCcggagggagaggaagaggtggCAGAGCTGGCACAAAAACACCgcctgaagaagaggaaggcgaTACAGAGATGCgcgacgaggaggatgattATGATGAGGAAGAGTCCATGCCTCCTCCCCGAGTCCCCGCATCGTCATCGTTTGGTGGGTCATCTTCTGGACTTCGGCGCCCTCAGAGCCCcagcgacgatgaagaagataagCCTTACATGCCGCCAAGAAAATGA
- a CDS encoding DNA replication complex GINS protein sld5 gives MDWDEEYELIKSGRAVPQAGPSFAARDDDEDNIFNDDNGRASNARQQRTPAPAPAQPDREPDFYPEEAEQNTPLEQLTRHWLNERHAPDILPAQEDLLMNLLDHLRRQSEAVQLLREDPSTSEEEHMRIMLVQTEVERVKFIVRSYVRTRLFKIERYARFIVTNADIQTRLTAAERDHASRHAKLTDQHFYVSVLQGLPEKQSHLDDTPLFVPPMITEPDKSRPVFVHARQRCPRIRLPDGATLDMEKGHISLMPYAIVEELVARGDVELI, from the exons aTGGACTGGGACGAAGAATATGAGCTCATCAAGTCCGGTCGAGCAGTGCCGCAAGCAGGCCCTTCATTCGCCGCCCgggacgacgatgaagataaCATTTTCAACGATGATAATGGCCGTGCCTCTAACGCACGACAACAACGtactcctgctcctgctccagcCCAGCCTGATAGAGAACCAGACTTTTACCCGGAAGAAGCAGAACAGAATACACCGCTCGAGCAGCTGACACGCCACTGGCTGAACGAGCGACACGCACCAGACATCCTCCCTGCGCAGGAGGATTTGCTAATGAATCTGCTGGACCATCTAAGACGGCAG TCAGAAGCCGTGCAGTTGTTACGCGAGGATCCATCCACATCGGAGGAGGAGCATATGCGGATTATGCTTGTCCAGACGGAAGTTGAGCGGGTGAAGTTTATTGTGCGCTCATATGTTCGGACGCGGCTGTTCAAA ATCGAACGTTATGCTCGTTTTATAGTAACGAACGCAGATATACAAACGCGACTAACAGCTGCTGAAAGAGATCATGCTAGTCG GCATGCTAAACTAACAGACCAACATTTTTATGTGTCTGTGTTGCAGGGCTTACCTGAAAAACAGTCCCATCTGGATGACACACCTCTGTTTGTGCCTCCCATGA TTACCGAGCCGGACAAATCGCGCCCTGTCTTCGTGCATGCACGACAGCGCTGTCCAAGAATACGTCTTCCAGA TGGTGCTACACTGGACATGGAAAAAGGGCATATATCTCTGATGCCATATGCCATTGTTGAAGAACTCGTAGCCAGAGGGGATGTTGAATTGATATGA
- a CDS encoding Methylsterol monooxygenase, giving the protein MALNSTVTNALTDLYAGTDFSSLSYLEQKWVWWYVTIGNPVVATGLMSFLLHEIVYFGRSIPWIIIDAMPYFRQWKLQPTKVPTPAEQWECTKQVLFSHFTIELPLIWLFHPTAEALGMQTYHVPFPTLKTMAPQVFLFFFFEDFFHFVAHQALHTGVLYKHIHKIHHKYSAPFGLAAEYAHPAEVFILGTGTILGPLMYCYFTANLHIITVYLWIVLRLFQAIDAHSGYDFPWSLHNIIPFWSGAEHHDFHHMAFTNNFSTSFRWWDRIFGTDDKYRQYRARVKAQKKANKNASKEQLLAMEQKLMAEVEAEGIIAEREAEARGILGGKAKTQ; this is encoded by the exons ATGGCTTTGAACAGCACCGTCACGAACGCGCTCACGGACCTCTACGCTGGCACCGACTTTTCATCATTGTCCTACCTCGAACAGAAGTGGGTGTGGTGGTATGTTACGATAGGCAACCCTGTTGTTGCCACTGGCTTGATGAGCTTTTTGCTCCATGAA ATCGTCTACTTTGGACGAAGCATACCTTGGATCATTATTGACGCTATGCCCTACTTCCGACAGTGGAAGTTGCAACCTACCAAAGTCCCAACGCCAGCAGAGCAATGGGAATGCACGAAACAGGTTCTTTTCTCACATTTTACGATTGAATTGCCATTG ATTTGGCTGTTCCACCCAACGGCAGAGGCACTTGGCATGCAGACATACCACGTCCCCTTCCCTACACTGAAGACCATGGCGCCTCAAGTCTTCctattcttcttcttcgaggaTTTCTTCCACTTCGTTG CTCACCAAGCACTGCACACCGGTGTTCTGTACAAACATATTCACAAAATTCACCACAAATACTCAGCACCATTTGGTCTTGCCGCCGAGTACGCGCACCCCGCTGAAGTCTTCATCTTGGGTACTGGCACTATTCTTGGCCCCCTCATGTATTGCTACTTCACCGCAAACCTCCACATCATCACTGTATACCTCTGGATCGTGCTACGTCTCTTCCAGGCCATTGATGCTCACAGTGGATACG ACTTCCCATGGTCATTGCACAATATTATTCCCTTCTGGTCAGGTGCCGAGCACCACGACTTCCACCATATGGCGTTCACGAATAACTTCTCGACGTCGTTCCGGTGGTGGGACAGGATCTTCGGCACTGACGACAAGTACAGGCAGTACCGTGCGCGCGTCAAGGCTCAGAAGAAGGCCAATAAGAACGCGAGCAAGGAGCAGCTGCTTGCTATGGAGCAGAAACTGATGGCGGAGGTTGAGGCCGAGGGTATCATTGCGGAGAGAGAGGCAGAAGCGAGGGGTATCCTTGGAGGCAAGGCCAAGACGCAGTGA
- a CDS encoding Efflux pump notK': protein MSSYIVKLNDAVAATAVGRWFKLEGSGAKGERPGSRFTTEIRAGLTTWAAMAYIISVNAAILSDSGGTCVCPTKDLCLNDEVYQICVNEVRQDLITSTAAISALSSVLMGALANLPVGLAPGLGLNAYFSYSVVGLHGSGSITYREALGAVFLEGWVFLLLSILGVRQWLVRIMPQSLVLSVGAGIGLFIAFVGLGANGLGVIGGDTSNFVALGGCLAENFKEGLPNYCERGVLRSPTMWVGIFAGGIFTLMMMMYRIRGAILLGILLVSIISWPRSTAVTYFPHTPSGDALFDYFKNVVTFHKLKHVGNVIDYNYGNGRVWYALITFLYVDILDTTGTLYSMAKFAGLRNPVTLDFEGSNIAYCVDAFCISMGALMGVSPVTAYIESATGISEGGRTGITGITTGLMFFVSVFFAPIFASIPSWATGGALVIVGSMMIRNVLEINWHYLGDSVPAFLTLLIIPLTLNIAYGVIAGIISFMLLNGFALAVTKLSKGSITPHEYDLSEKWVIPPGGIFPPWLYKVFGRTKKEPEAAIEHDKEGSTGSTTSVDEKAVPHTAGHTTPNVPRRDELVMIVVVYLSLQNEFPHFLLAAGVENAEFKC from the exons ATGTCCTCGTATATCGTGAAGCTGAACGACGCA GTCGCAGCGACTGCTGTTGGAAGATGGTTCAAGTTAGAGGGTTCTGGTGCTAAGGGAGAGCGTCCTGGATCAAGGTTTACG ACTGAAATCCGAGCAGGACTGACAACATGG GCCGCCATGGCGTATATT ATCTCTGTCAATGCGGCCATCCTTTCTGATTCAGGAGGAACTTGTGTTTGCCCGACAAAAGACTTGTGTTTAAACGATGAAGTATACCAAATATGCGTGAATGAGGTTCGCCAAGATCTTATCACGTCCACTGCTGCCATCTCCGCCCTTTCTTCTGTTCTCATGGGTGCCCTTGCGAACTTGCCAGTGGGCCTGGCGCCGGGATTGGGCCTTAATGCTTAT TTCTCCTACTCTGTCGTTGGACTACATGGAAGTGGTAGTATCACGTATCGTGAGGCCTTGGGAGCCGTGTTCCTGGAGGG ATGGGTGTTCTTGCTTTTGTCCATTCTTGGTGTTCGACAATGGCTTGTTCGTATTATGCCTCAGTCACTTGTTCTCTCTGTCGGTGCTGGTATTGGTCTTTTCATTGC ATTTGTGGGTCTTG GGGCAAATGGATTGGGCGTTATTGGTGGAGACACGAGCAATTTTGTCGCTTTGGGAGGGTGTTTAGCTGAGA ATTTTAAAGAGGGCCTTCCTAACTATTGCGAGCGCGGTGTCCTCAGGAGCCCCACGATGTGGGTGGGCATATTTGCAGGAGG CATTTTTACTcttatgatgatgatgtacCGTATTCGTGGTGCTATCTTGCTGGGCATCCTCCTCGTTTCCATCATCTCGTGGCCCCGCTCCACCGCCGTCACATACTTCCCTCATACCCCAAGTGGCGATGCGCTGTTCGATTATTTCAAGAATGTTGTCACTTTCCACAAGCTCAAGCATGTGGGCAATGTCATTGAT TATAACTATGG CAACGGAAGGGTTTGGTATGCTTTGATTACTTTCCTCTATGTCGATATCCTTG ATACCACTGG AACACTGTATTCTATGGCCAAGTTTGCCGGCCTTCGCAATCCTGTAACTCTCGATTTTGAAGGATCTAACATCGCCTACTGCGTGGACGCATTCTGCATTAGCATGGGGGCCCTAATGGGAGTCAGTCCCGTCACGGCCTACATCGAAAGCGCCACTGGTATCTCTG AGGGTGGCAGGACTGGTATCACCGGAATCACCACAGGGCTCATGTTCTTCGTCTCTGTTTTCTTTGCTCCAATCTTTGCTTCGATTCCTTCCTGGGCTACTGGTGGTGCACTGGTCATTGTCGGGTCTATGATGATTCGCAA TGTTCTTGAAATCAACTGGCATTACCTTGGTGATTCTGTTCCCGCATTCCTCACCCTACTCATCATTCCTTTAACGCTCAA CATTGCTTATGGCGTTATTGCTGGTATCATCTCGTTCATGCTTCTGAACGGGTTCGCTCTCGCTGTCACCAAGTTGTCCAAGGGCAGCATTACACCTCATGAATATGACCTGTCTGAGAAATGGGTTATTCCTCCAGGTGGGATCTTCCCCCCTTGGCT TTACAAAGTCTTCGGCCGCACCAAAAAGGAGCCCGAGGCCGCGATCGAGCACGATAAAGAGGGCAGCACCGGTTCGACGACTAGCGTTGACGAGAAAGCAGTGCCTCATACAGCTGGCCATAC AACGCCTAATGTACCACGCCGTGACGAGCTAGTTATGATTGTCGTTGTATACCTTAGTCTCCAGAATGAATTCCCGCATTTTCTACTGGCTGCTGGCGTCGAGAACGCTGAATTTAAGTGCTAG
- a CDS encoding L-rhamnose 1-dehydrogenase (NADP(+)) has protein sequence MPDQSSQTDPLQGKIALITGASGGIGYATALALGRRGCSIAVHYNAAKAKADALVAELSQIGVKAIAFQAEMGNFDQVRKLHADVVEQLGHPDILFNNAGRTNTVVGMWGDMGSISIDEFEHTWRVNTASSYLLTQLCLPNMVQNKFGRIVFCSSVAAGVGGVIGPHYASSKSALHGLLHWIAIRHAKDGVTCNAVAPALIIETSMFENPSEQLKDKIPVGRFGLPHEIASVVEMLVSNAYMTNKIIVSDGGMTPSAF, from the exons ATGCCGGATCAATCATCGCAAACCGATCCTCTTCAAGGAAAGATCGCTTTGATCACAGGCGCATC GGGAGGAATAGGATATGCCACTGCTCTCGCACTAGGACGTAGAGGCTGTTCCATCGCAGTGCACTACAATGCTGCAAAGGCCAAAGCTGATGCACTCGTCGCTGAGCTTTCTCAGATCGGTGTCAAGGCGATTGCGTTCCAAGCTGAGATGGGCAATTTTGACCAAGTGCGTAAGCTACACGCCGATGTCGTCGAACAGCTGGGTCATCCGGATATCTTGTTCAATAATGCTGGTCGAACGAATACGGTTGTTGGAATGTGGGGAGACATGGGATCCATCAGCATTGACGAATTTGAGCACACATGGAGGGTCAATACGGCGTCCAGCTATCTG CTGACGCAATTATGTCTTCCAAACATGGTCCAAAATAAATTCGGGAGAATTGTATTTTGTTCGAGTGTTGCTGCTG GCGTTGGCGGTGTAATTGGACCCCACTACGCCTCTTCAAAGTCAGCTTTGCATGGGCTTCTTCATTGGATAGCCATCAGACATGCAAAAGACGGTGTG ACATGTAATGCGGTTGCTCCTGCACTTATCATCG AAACATCTATGTTCGAAAACCCTTCCGAGCAGCTCAAGGATAAAATTCCTGTTGGGCGTTTTGGACTTCCTCATGAAATTGCGTCGGTCGTGGAGATGCTCGTTAGCAATGCATACATGACCAATAAG ATCATTGTTTCTGACGGAGGAATGACTCCCAGTGCTTTCTGA